Proteins from one Mesorhizobium sp. M9A.F.Ca.ET.002.03.1.2 genomic window:
- the ppx gene encoding exopolyphosphatase, which produces MISTSQGRLQDRRPLSIIDIGSNSIRLVVYEGLARSPTTLFNEKMLAGLGRGIVSTGKLDPEAVTRSMEEFRRFRALSNQAGAEHMYVLATAAAREAVNGPDFIHRAEDVLKTEVQVLSGRQEAHYSALGVISGFHPANGIAGDLGGGSLELVDVDGEAIGDGITLPLGGLRLQDMARNSLPQAAKIARDELARAKLLKGGRGRPFYAVGGTWRNLARLHMEMTRYPLSVMHHYEIGIDSAANFLKQVAKGEIEKVRGIEGVSKNRRSLLPYGAIVLQEIMAAMQPSKIIVSALGVREGFLYSLLDAAEQKADPLISAAEELARLRSRSVTHAQELVEWTGKTFAAFGIDETDDETRYRRAACLLADIGWRAHPEYRGKQSLNIIAHASFIGVDHPGRAFLALVSLFRHEGLFNEAAPEIRGLATPRYLERARALAAVMRVVYLLTAAMPGVMPRLKWENRGNGVLALVLPAPLADLYGERPAGRMAQLARVTNRRLVLAVEGGPSVSVK; this is translated from the coding sequence ATGATTTCAACGTCCCAGGGCCGGCTTCAGGACCGCCGACCGCTGTCCATCATCGACATCGGGTCGAACTCGATCCGTCTTGTCGTCTACGAGGGGTTGGCGCGCTCGCCGACCACGCTGTTCAACGAAAAGATGCTGGCTGGCCTCGGCCGCGGCATCGTTTCGACCGGGAAGCTCGACCCCGAGGCGGTGACGCGCTCGATGGAGGAGTTTCGCCGTTTCCGCGCGCTCTCCAATCAGGCTGGCGCCGAGCATATGTATGTGCTGGCGACCGCCGCCGCCCGCGAGGCGGTCAACGGCCCCGATTTCATCCACCGCGCCGAAGACGTGCTCAAGACCGAAGTCCAGGTGCTGAGCGGACGACAGGAAGCGCATTATTCCGCGCTCGGCGTCATTTCCGGCTTCCATCCGGCCAACGGCATCGCCGGCGACCTCGGCGGCGGCAGCCTCGAACTGGTCGACGTCGACGGCGAGGCGATCGGCGACGGCATCACGCTGCCGCTGGGCGGCCTGCGTCTGCAGGACATGGCCAGGAATTCACTGCCCCAGGCGGCAAAGATAGCGCGCGACGAACTGGCGCGGGCAAAGCTTCTGAAAGGCGGGCGGGGCAGGCCGTTCTATGCGGTCGGCGGCACCTGGCGAAACCTCGCTCGGCTGCACATGGAAATGACCAGATATCCGCTGAGCGTCATGCACCACTACGAGATCGGCATCGACAGCGCTGCGAATTTCCTCAAGCAGGTGGCCAAGGGCGAGATCGAGAAGGTGAGAGGTATCGAAGGCGTTTCGAAGAACCGCCGCTCGCTGCTGCCTTATGGCGCCATCGTGCTGCAGGAGATCATGGCGGCGATGCAGCCGTCCAAGATCATCGTCTCGGCGCTGGGCGTGCGCGAGGGCTTTCTCTATTCGCTGCTCGACGCCGCCGAGCAGAAGGCAGATCCGCTGATCTCGGCCGCGGAGGAACTCGCCCGGCTTCGCTCGCGCTCGGTCACCCACGCGCAGGAGCTTGTCGAATGGACGGGCAAGACCTTTGCCGCCTTCGGCATCGACGAAACCGATGACGAGACGCGCTATCGCCGGGCCGCCTGCCTGCTTGCCGACATCGGCTGGCGCGCGCATCCCGAATATCGCGGCAAGCAGTCGCTCAACATCATCGCCCATGCCTCCTTCATCGGCGTCGACCATCCCGGGCGCGCCTTCCTGGCGCTTGTCAGTCTGTTTCGCCACGAGGGCCTGTTCAACGAAGCCGCTCCGGAAATCCGGGGACTGGCGACGCCGCGCTACCTCGAACGCGCCCGCGCGCTGGCCGCGGTGATGCGCGTCGTCTACCTGCTGACGGCGGCGATGCCGGGCGTCATGCCGCGGCTGAAATGGGAGAATCGCGGCAATGGCGTGCTAGCGCTGGTGCTGCCGGCGCCACTGGCCGATCTTTACGGCGAGCGGCCTGCCGGGCGCATGGCGCAACTGGCGAGGGTCACCAATCGCCGGCTGGTGCTGGCGGTCGAGGGCGGCCCGAGCGTGTCGGTGAAGTGA
- a CDS encoding serine hydrolase, producing MAIAQEPLSSSPTGDKAEALGFDPAIHRKLVAGIESGLLRDLHVVLTARSEEVFLQHYAEGNDEEWGRQIGRVAFDAGTLHDLRSVTKSIVGLLYGIALDKGLVPPPDAPLFAQFPEYPDLASDAARSKITIGNALTMTLGMEWDENRPYSDPENSEIAMENAPDRYRFILERPIVAEPGTGWMYSGGSVALVGAVIERGSGKSLPDFARDALFAPLGIDRFHWSAGRDGVASAASGLRLTAPDLLKIGMLLLRRGSWNGRRIVSEGWIEDSFTAATSTPDGLGYGRLWFIGDAPAPAFATLKPWHAGFGNGGQRLWLMPEADIAAVIYAGKYNAWDAWVTPTRVWREIILANFRGT from the coding sequence ATGGCCATCGCACAGGAGCCTCTGTCGTCATCCCCGACCGGCGATAAAGCGGAGGCGCTCGGTTTTGATCCTGCAATCCACCGCAAGCTTGTTGCCGGCATCGAGTCCGGCTTGCTGCGTGACCTGCATGTCGTTCTCACCGCCCGCTCTGAAGAGGTGTTCCTCCAGCACTATGCCGAGGGCAATGATGAGGAATGGGGGCGTCAGATCGGGCGGGTCGCGTTCGACGCCGGCACGCTCCACGATCTCCGTTCGGTGACGAAGAGCATCGTCGGCCTGCTCTACGGCATTGCGCTCGACAAGGGGCTGGTGCCGCCGCCCGACGCGCCGCTCTTCGCCCAGTTCCCGGAATATCCCGACCTTGCCTCCGATGCTGCCCGCTCGAAGATCACGATCGGAAATGCGTTGACGATGACGCTCGGCATGGAGTGGGACGAAAACCGTCCCTACAGCGATCCGGAAAACAGCGAGATTGCGATGGAGAACGCGCCCGATCGCTATCGCTTCATCCTCGAACGCCCGATCGTCGCCGAACCCGGAACAGGCTGGATGTATTCCGGCGGCAGCGTCGCCCTCGTCGGCGCCGTCATCGAAAGGGGCAGCGGCAAGTCGCTTCCCGACTTTGCCCGCGATGCGCTGTTCGCGCCGCTCGGCATCGACCGGTTCCACTGGTCGGCCGGTCGCGACGGTGTTGCTTCCGCCGCGTCCGGATTGCGGCTGACCGCCCCTGATCTTCTGAAGATCGGCATGCTCCTTCTTCGTAGAGGCTCATGGAATGGGCGAAGGATCGTGTCGGAGGGCTGGATCGAGGATTCGTTCACAGCCGCGACTTCGACTCCGGATGGTCTGGGTTATGGCCGGCTGTGGTTCATCGGCGATGCCCCGGCACCCGCATTCGCTACGCTCAAACCATGGCATGCCGGCTTCGGCAATGGCGGACAGCGGCTTTGGCTGATGCCCGAGGCGGACATCGCGGCCGTGATCTATGCCGGCAAATACAATGCCTGGGATGCCTGGGTGACGCCGACCCGCGTCTGGCGCGAAATCATTCTGGCCAATTTTCGGGGCACCTGA
- a CDS encoding DoxX family protein — protein sequence MPGNALLLLSRLLLAALFVPSGFHALTDIAGTAGYFAGLGLPLPTLVAWATGLFELIAGLLILIGLKTPIVALLLAAFCIAAGFIGHYGQGDGDPTLTFMHSQMLMKDIALSGGFLALAMTGAGAWSIDGRSFSIGADAT from the coding sequence ATGCCCGGCAATGCGCTGCTTCTGCTTTCCCGACTGCTGCTCGCCGCGCTTTTCGTTCCATCCGGCTTCCACGCGCTTACCGACATTGCCGGCACGGCTGGCTATTTTGCCGGCCTCGGCCTGCCGCTGCCGACGCTCGTGGCCTGGGCAACGGGCCTGTTCGAGCTGATCGCCGGACTGCTCATCCTCATCGGCCTAAAGACGCCGATCGTGGCACTCCTGCTTGCCGCCTTCTGCATCGCGGCAGGTTTCATCGGCCATTACGGCCAGGGCGACGGCGACCCGACGCTGACCTTCATGCATTCACAGATGCTGATGAAGGACATCGCCCTATCAGGCGGTTTTCTGGCACTGGCGATGACTGGCGCGGGCGCCTGGTCAATTGACGGGCGCAGCTTCTCCATCGGCGCCGACGCGACCTGA
- a CDS encoding DoxX family protein, translating to MSTNTSVAGSGTTSNASATILLGRVLLSVIFVLSGFGKLTAIAGTAGYFGSMGLPLPTVTAIVVGLIELLGGLAILIGFQTRITAWVLAVFTVATALVAHTGWADQMQMISFMKNLAIAGGFLVLASSGAGAYSVDARRG from the coding sequence ATGTCCACCAACACGTCCGTTGCCGGTTCCGGCACAACTTCCAATGCCTCGGCCACCATCCTGCTTGGCCGCGTCCTGCTTTCGGTCATCTTCGTGCTTTCCGGGTTCGGCAAGCTCACCGCGATTGCCGGCACTGCAGGCTATTTCGGTAGCATGGGCCTGCCGTTGCCGACCGTAACGGCCATTGTCGTCGGCCTGATCGAGCTGCTCGGCGGTCTCGCCATCCTCATCGGCTTTCAGACACGGATCACCGCTTGGGTGCTGGCGGTCTTCACCGTTGCCACGGCGCTGGTCGCCCACACCGGCTGGGCCGATCAGATGCAGATGATCAGCTTCATGAAGAACCTGGCGATTGCCGGTGGCTTCCTCGTGCTGGCCTCGTCGGGCGCCGGCGCCTATTCGGTCGACGCCAGGCGGGGCTGA
- the fumC gene encoding class II fumarate hydratase, whose product MSAPETRTETDTFGPIEVAADRYWGAQAQRSLGNFKIGWEKQPASIVRALGIVKRAAAEANMELKRLDPAIGKAIIEASQEVIDGKLNDHFPLVVWQTGSGTQSNMNANEVISNRAIEILGGVMGSKKPVHPNDHVNMSQSSNDTYPTAMHIACAERIVHDLLPALRHLHAALEAKTRAFAHIIKIGRTHTQDATPLTLGQEFSGYAAQVASSIKRIEMTLPGLQELAQGGTAVGTGLNAPVGFAEKVAARIAAITGIGFVTAPNKFEALAAHDSMVFSHGAINASAAALFKIANDIRFLGSGPRSGLGELSLPENEPGSSIMPGKINPTQCEAMTQVCVQVFGNNAALTFAGSQGHFELNVYNPLMAYNFLQSVQLLADASISFTDNCVVGIEAREDNIRDALNRSLMLVTALAPTIGYDNAAKIAKTAHKKGTTLREEALATGLVNEADYDRLVRPEDMTHPG is encoded by the coding sequence GTGAGCGCGCCAGAGACCAGAACCGAAACCGACACGTTCGGTCCCATCGAGGTCGCCGCCGACCGTTACTGGGGCGCGCAGGCGCAGCGCTCGCTGGGCAATTTCAAGATCGGCTGGGAAAAGCAGCCGGCGTCGATCGTTCGCGCGCTCGGCATCGTCAAGCGGGCGGCGGCCGAGGCCAATATGGAGCTGAAGCGGCTCGACCCGGCAATCGGCAAGGCGATCATCGAAGCCTCTCAGGAAGTCATCGACGGCAAGCTCAACGATCATTTCCCGTTGGTCGTCTGGCAGACCGGCTCGGGCACCCAATCCAACATGAACGCCAACGAGGTGATCTCCAACCGGGCGATCGAGATCCTGGGCGGCGTCATGGGCTCGAAGAAACCGGTGCACCCCAACGACCACGTCAATATGAGCCAGTCGTCGAACGACACCTATCCGACGGCCATGCACATCGCCTGCGCCGAGCGCATCGTCCACGATCTGTTGCCGGCGCTGAGGCATTTGCACGCGGCGCTGGAGGCCAAGACCAGGGCGTTCGCCCACATCATCAAGATCGGCCGCACGCACACGCAGGACGCCACGCCCCTCACCCTCGGCCAGGAATTCTCAGGCTATGCAGCGCAGGTCGCCTCCTCGATCAAGCGCATCGAGATGACGCTGCCCGGCCTGCAGGAACTGGCGCAAGGCGGCACCGCCGTCGGCACCGGCCTCAACGCGCCGGTGGGCTTTGCCGAGAAGGTGGCGGCGCGCATCGCCGCGATCACCGGCATCGGCTTTGTCACCGCGCCGAACAAGTTCGAGGCACTGGCAGCACATGATTCCATGGTGTTCTCGCATGGCGCCATCAACGCAAGTGCTGCCGCCCTGTTCAAGATCGCCAACGACATCCGCTTCCTCGGCTCCGGGCCGCGGTCTGGCCTCGGTGAATTGTCGCTGCCGGAAAACGAGCCGGGTTCGTCGATCATGCCGGGCAAGATCAACCCGACGCAGTGCGAGGCGATGACCCAGGTCTGCGTGCAGGTGTTCGGCAACAATGCCGCACTGACCTTCGCCGGCAGCCAGGGCCATTTCGAGCTCAACGTCTACAATCCGCTGATGGCCTATAATTTCCTGCAATCGGTGCAGCTGCTCGCCGACGCCTCCATCTCCTTCACCGACAATTGCGTCGTCGGCATCGAAGCGCGGGAAGACAACATCCGTGACGCATTGAACCGTTCGCTGATGCTGGTGACGGCACTGGCGCCGACCATCGGCTACGACAACGCCGCCAAGATCGCCAAGACCGCGCACAAAAAGGGCACAACCTTGCGCGAGGAAGCGCTGGCCACCGGATTGGTCAACGAGGCCGATTACGACCGCCTGGTGCGGCCGGAGGACATGACGCATCCGGGATAG
- a CDS encoding NIPSNAP family protein, whose translation MTKQDNRSVLKTGWTPCFGDFAMSLPVNAPPKSGLTPVVELRQYVLKPGQRDTLIGIFDGHLIEAQEAAGMTIIGQFRDLDRPDMFVWLRGFDGMVARRNALTNFYEGPVWAAWRDAANATMISSDDVLLLKPAWPGAGFDLTGLQRADLSDYEKSSSDNRLSGVVVIRIHHLRPSAEADFASRFETDVIPVLAAFGARPLAAFVSEHAENSFPRLPVRSGENVFISITGFDSADAHASLEEALVKSPEWQAFRQAADMVRPAEMLRLSPTSQSLLGR comes from the coding sequence TTGACAAAACAGGACAACCGGTCTGTTTTAAAAACAGGATGGACGCCCTGTTTTGGAGATTTCGCCATGAGCCTGCCCGTGAATGCCCCGCCGAAATCCGGCCTCACGCCGGTTGTCGAACTCAGGCAATACGTGTTGAAACCCGGCCAGCGCGACACGCTGATCGGCATCTTCGACGGTCACCTGATCGAAGCTCAGGAAGCGGCAGGGATGACCATCATCGGCCAGTTTCGCGATCTCGACCGGCCTGACATGTTCGTATGGCTGCGCGGCTTCGATGGGATGGTTGCGCGGAGGAACGCACTAACCAATTTCTACGAAGGACCGGTGTGGGCTGCCTGGCGTGATGCCGCCAACGCCACGATGATCTCCTCCGACGACGTGCTGTTGCTGAAACCGGCTTGGCCAGGCGCGGGTTTCGACCTGACGGGGTTACAACGAGCGGACTTGTCGGATTACGAAAAGTCAAGCAGCGACAACCGCTTGTCGGGTGTTGTTGTCATCCGGATTCATCATTTGCGGCCCAGCGCCGAAGCCGACTTCGCCAGCCGCTTCGAAACCGACGTCATTCCGGTGCTAGCAGCATTTGGCGCGCGGCCGCTTGCTGCCTTCGTCAGCGAGCATGCCGAAAACAGCTTTCCCCGCCTGCCGGTACGTTCAGGCGAAAACGTCTTCATCAGCATCACCGGCTTTGACAGCGCCGACGCCCATGCAAGCCTTGAAGAAGCGCTTGTCAAGTCCCCCGAGTGGCAGGCGTTCCGGCAAGCGGCGGACATGGTCAGACCGGCGGAAATGCTGCGGCTGTCACCGACCTCACAATCGCTGCTGGGGCGATGA
- a CDS encoding TetR/AcrR family transcriptional regulator, translated as MIARPKVRPGKRTNDPEGLRNRVLDVAEAAFQARGYHASSLGDLMAAAGVTGGALHHHFPTKKALALAVIEERVAAAVEETWIAPVRAAGSAREAVRGVFVAVATELEQQGFVRGCPLNNLAHELSLADPDFRAALAGIFSAWRQAIADKIRADQQAGWEQETDPQRFAALAVATYSGAMSMAKTTQDAGVLRDCVRELDERAVVSDR; from the coding sequence ATGATCGCCCGTCCGAAGGTGCGGCCCGGGAAACGCACCAACGACCCCGAAGGGTTGCGCAACCGCGTCCTTGATGTTGCCGAAGCTGCCTTTCAGGCGCGCGGCTACCACGCTTCCAGCCTCGGCGACCTGATGGCGGCGGCTGGCGTCACCGGCGGCGCCCTGCATCATCATTTCCCGACCAAGAAGGCGCTGGCGCTGGCGGTGATCGAGGAGCGGGTGGCGGCGGCCGTCGAGGAAACGTGGATCGCCCCGGTGCGCGCGGCAGGCTCGGCGCGCGAGGCTGTGCGCGGCGTGTTCGTGGCCGTAGCCACGGAACTGGAACAGCAGGGTTTCGTGCGCGGCTGTCCGCTCAACAATTTGGCGCATGAACTGTCGCTCGCCGATCCGGATTTCCGCGCTGCCCTTGCCGGCATCTTTTCGGCATGGCGCCAGGCGATCGCCGATAAGATCAGGGCCGACCAGCAAGCGGGCTGGGAGCAGGAGACCGATCCGCAACGTTTCGCCGCGCTCGCGGTCGCCACCTATTCCGGCGCCATGTCGATGGCCAAGACGACGCAGGATGCTGGTGTGCTGCGCGACTGTGTACGCGAGCTGGACGAGAGGGCTGTGGTCAGCGATCGATAG